Below is a window of Pseudarthrobacter equi DNA.
CGGCGGAGTTGTTGCTGATAGCGGAAAACCGCTTCACTTGATGTTGGCCATTATTGACCGAATCTCCAAAGGAACGCCATGAGCCAGACCTTGACCACCAAGCTTCAGCCCGGAACCCCGGCTCCCGACTTCACCCTGCGGGATGCCCAGGGCCGGGAAATCTCCCTGGCCGATTACCGTGGCAAAAATGTCATTGTGTACTTCTACCCCAAGGCCGCAACCCCCGGCTGCACCACCGAAGCCTGCGATTTCCGCGACAGCCTGGGCGCGCTGCAGGGCCAGGGGTACGAGGTGGTCGGCGTCTCCCCCGACGCCCAGGAAGCCCTTGCCGGCTTCAGCGGCGACTTCTCCCTCACCTTCCCGCTGCTCTCCGACCAGGACCACGCCGTCGCCCTCGCCTATGGCG
It encodes the following:
- the bcp gene encoding thioredoxin-dependent thiol peroxidase, with amino-acid sequence MSQTLTTKLQPGTPAPDFTLRDAQGREISLADYRGKNVIVYFYPKAATPGCTTEACDFRDSLGALQGQGYEVVGVSPDAQEALAGFSGDFSLTFPLLSDQDHAVALAYGAWGEKLVNGEIVEGIVRSTVVVDTEGKVVLAQYQVKADGHVARLKEALGL